CACCATATTGCAGGGGAATAGCAATAGCACCAAAGGACATAATAAGGCTCTCTACACCTGTCATTGGTTTTAAGAGCATAAATAGCCCTTCTTTTGTTTCTTTAAGCTGAGCAAGACCTGCAGGATTGAAATAGCAAGCGGATACATCGTCGGATAGCCCAATGTAGCAATCACCCATTCCAGCCGCTCTTGCTCCTCCTGTAAGCTTAAGGAAAGAACAAGATGTCTCTCCTTTTTCCTTTGCAAACCCTATTCCTGCTATAAGAAGCATCCCCAAAATCCCACAAATTACCTTTCTTTTCATCTTTTTACCTCCCTAATAAATTTTTTATCCATTTTAATAACACTCTACCACCACATGGTCAGGGGCATCAGGTCTTCCAGTAAGCCTCTGGTTTTGTGGGTCAGGGTATAGGTCAAGCTGCTCCAAAACAATCTGACCAACCAGAGGCAAAACGTCAACTGGCAGTTCTAAAACCTGAAATCCTCCTTCTCTTCCTTGAATTTCAACCCTTACTTCGCTAAAAACCCTTCTTGTCACTATACCATTTGCTGTCCTTACCTCTCTTGTTCCCGCCTCTTCAAGCCCAAGTTTTTCAATAATGCCAATCGGTAGAGAAAGCATGGTTGCTCCGGTATCAACCAGGGCATCAACCATAACCTTTCTAATTTCCTCCTTTTTGATTATCCCGGCTTTCGCCCTTACCTCATCAAAGAGGTTTTTTATTTTCATTTCTACCACAATCTTTCCCATCTATAATTTTGCCTTTCTCCTTTCTCTATAATCGTCCAGCAAAGAGATTATAAGAAATGTTAACCCAATCACCCCTATTCCAATCAACATTACATAGAATGGATGCATATTAACCCCCTTTTTCTACCTCTTCAGGTATAACGAAGAATGCTACCAGGAGAAATCCTAAGCTTGTTATTATTGCTATCACAGCCATTTCTGTGGTCAACTTATCAGTAAATAAGCTTCCAATTACACCTACGGTAATTATGTATTTTACCACATCAACCAACATTTTCCCGATCTCTTTAGACGACTGTAATATCTCATTTTATAATCCCAAGCTTTATAATCTTCTTTCCTCCACCCCCTTCAATGAGGGCAATATAGACCCCAGAGGCAAGCTTAGCGGGAACCGTCCAGGCTTGCTCATCACTTCCATCATTATGCTCAAATTTATCTACCTCCTCACCGGCAACATTGAAGATTCTAATCGTGGCATTGGCAGTTAGCTTCTTAAAGATTATCTCCTTTGGCCCGCCTTTTTTCTTCCAGGGGTTTGGATAGGCAAAGACAGAGTCAAGGTTTGGATAAGCAGAATAGCCACCACCTAAGGCAAATAAAGAAAAGCTATCAATTGTTGCCATTGGTTGATTGAGGCTTGAGATAGGAAACCAGTTTGTTGTATTTGTTGATTTATAGACCTGGAACTTAAGCGCACCTTCTGGTACTGGAAGCACAAGGGTAAATGTTCCGATTACACCTTGTAATGTTGTTCCCTCTGTCCCATAAGCCGAGATTTCAAAGCAATCGCCCCATTGCCTCTTGGTAGGAAGATTTAGCCTAATGGTTGAGGTAGCAAGGTAGATATAGCAAGGTGTGGTTGCGGTTCCCTCTAGTGTTAATGTTCCATATGGGATTGCAAATGTTATTGAGCCTAGCTGACCACTAGCAATAAACCCATTTGCCTTTGTAACGGTAAATTGACAAGATGCATTTGTTATAGTAGCCATTACAACAACCTTTCTTGATATAGCTGTTAGGGTATTAAAGACATCTGTTGAAGTAGAAAGCTCTAGTGTTCCTGAGCCATCTACAATACTCCAGGAAATAACAGGGATTTGGGAAACTATATTGTCTTTTTGGTCGGTTACCTTAACATTTATATTAAAGGTGCTCTCTGTTCCCACCCTGTTTATTCCAGAGATTTTTGCAGGTTGGCCTTCTGTTACTACAATTGTTGCTGTTCCTGTAATTGTCTCTGTTCCCCATACGGTATATGTCCCGCTGATTTCCCAGGTTCCCACCTTATCGGGATAAAAGATTCCATTAGTAATTGAGCCATTCTCTGCACTAAGCTCTAAAGCAGTAGTAGTTGCGGTGTTTCCTTGCTCATCTTTGATTATCGCCGTAATGGTTGCTACCTCATCTGCGGTTATAGTATTTGTAGAAAGGGTAATTTCTAATTGTGTGGGTGTTCCCATCTGGACAATGATGGTTGCTGTTCCCGTAACACTCTCTGTGCTTGCGGTTATTTGATATGTCCCCGTCTTTGTAAATGTTCCTATTGCAGTATCTGTCCCTATTTTTGTTATTGTCCCTCCCGCTGTTGGGCTAATTTCCCAGGTAAAATCAATATCTCCGGTAATTGTTCCTCCATTTTGGTCATAGGGAATAGCCTGAAGGCTGATGGTTCCTCCTGCCCTTATGGTTGCTTGAGAAGGAACAACCCTAATCGTTGTAATGGTTGCTTCCTGTGCTACATAAAGGGAGAAGTGGTCTACCTCAGCCGAGAGGCTATCTGTTCCCACTGTGGTATTTACCATTTCCCATTGCTCGCTCTCCTCATTAAGGTAGAAGATCCTTGCCCTGCCTGGGTTGATAAAGGAAGGGAGGGGAATGGTAATCTTTACCTTTTTATTAAATGTCTTTGTGCCCTCTTCTTCAAAAGTGAATTCACGGGCATAGGGTTTTAGATCATCCCTTAAGTTTGGAAGCTGATCCGGGTCTATATTTTTATTCAAGATGACCCTAGCCGCTTTCTTAAATGCACCCTGGGGAATATATACCTTAAAATTACCTAAACCTGTGGTTGTATTAGTATCGGTTGGGGCTATTTCCTGAATATGCTCAGCCAATACCAAGATTACCTCTGCGCTGGTTGTCCCCATCCGATTACCTATTGCCCTAATAAATATTGATGCCCTTGTTCCCACTATAGAAGGAATGGTTAAGGTTACCGAACGGGTTCCTTGAGGAGAAAGGGTAAATTCATTCTCGGAAAGGTTGCCTGTATCAGCCTCCAAATTAAAGCCTTCCTCATCACCCAATGGATTGCCAATGGGAATAGGAACAGAAATATTGGTCATTGTGGGTGTGCCATATTTAATAAAGATGCACCTTCCTGCCACATTGTTTAGCTCATTTTGTTCAATAATATTTCCACCTGAGTTAATCGGTGGGTCAACCTTGACTAAAATATTATTCAAGCCAAAATGGGGTGGGGTATATTTAATGGATACAGTCTGACTTGCTCCTGCTGACAGCGAATCTATTGTGCAAGAGCCAAGGAAGTGTTTAATTGTTCCCTGAATTGTTGGCATTGTTACCTCTGCACTATCTCCCCAATCCTGGTTTATCCCCCAATTGCTCTGCCAGAATTCAACATCTATATTTGTAGCTTGTGTTGCACCAATATTATGAACCCTGGCAAATAGCCTCATCCTTTTCTCTGGCTTTGGCCTTTTTGGCTTCCACCAGATATCCTTATCAGTTATATAAAGGTCAGGGCAGGGTCCTACCCAATCAAGGTAAAAATCTACATTTGTAATTGTCCCTCCTTGGGCAAATACGCTCTTTGTGCCTGTTTTATATTCTATTTTTGAGGCAACCAGGGTATAGGTTCCTTCCTTAAGACCAATCAGGGTATATGAGCCATTATTATCGGTTTCTCTCTTTAATGCTTTATAATGCAAGCCACCATGCCATCTAACGATTGCCTCAACCTTGGCATTAGCGAGTGTTCCTGAGCCTGTTTCCCTTACAGTTCCCGAGATTACCGCAAGCCTTGAATTTAGCCTTCCTGGTGTTCCACCCGTTCCTACCGAAGGAGCCCAATTCCACTTTACATTAAGAAGATTCGGAAGGAGCTTTTCCAAGCTATGTCCTTCAGATGCTGTTCCCACTCCGGGGAAGGGCCCATAGGTTACCGTGCCAAATATTTTTATGCCATCTTTAAGCCTTAAGGTTTCAGAAGATATGTTTGAAAGGCTAGACCATGAGCTATCAAAAAGATTGCCCGAAAAATCGGGATAATCAGAAAGGAATGTCTGAGTAGCTTGACAGAAAACCGCATAACTACCAGGTTGAAGGTTAAATGTTCCCATTACCAGGGTTAAATCATGGGCTGTGTCATCGGTAACAAATTTCAAATTAGCTATATCCACCGAGGAATTGCCTATATTGCATACCTCAACCCATTCACGGTTCTCATCACTGCCTTGGGGGTCATACATTATCTCATTAATCACAATATCAGAAGAGGCCTGGAGGATGCCATAGCCAAGAGAGGTAACCCTTCCGGCAAAGATTTCCCAGGGGCCTCCCTGGGGGGTTCTTTTTGAGGCAATCCCTATTCCATTCCCTTGTGATTGGGGAATCTCATATAAATTACAATCCCAGTCAGTTATGGTTGAAACAATTGTTCCCCCTGGAAGGGCAATCTTAAAATATCCCGGGGTCTCTGGATTATCGTCAGAAATGCAGTTTGGTTCAGAGTCAACCGCGCCTAAAACCTTGCCATCTAATCCCAAGAATACAATGTGTCCATTTTCTACTGGCTTTCCATCCTTATAGACATATCCCTCGAGCCATCCGCAATCATTCATAATGGTGGCGGGTCTAAATATCCCTGGTTTCATTGTCTCGCCAGATGTTCCCTCTTTTACTGAGAAGGCACAAGTGGCATATGTGCCAGTTTCTATGCCATTATTCCGAACATAGACCCAGCCCTCTTGATAACCATTATCAAGGGTGGTAAATGAGGGAAGGTCTTCCTGCCAGGTATCCTCATCGGCTTTAATCCAAGCCCCATTTTTTGAGAGGATTTCTAAATAACGGGGGGTCTCATTTTCCCCATTCTTTACATAGAGCTTGAGGGAATAGGTCGTATTTGCCTTAAACCCTTGGGCAGTATAGTGAATTGCCCTTGGGGTCTTCCCATTATCAAAATAAAAGGAAGACTCCTTATAAGCTCCCAACCCCTTACAAACCCCTAATACTACCAAAAACAACCAAATCTTCTTCATTATATTACCTCCATATAATTATTACAATAAAAATTTACCTTAAAAACAAGATTTTTGTCAAGTTTTTTGTTTTTTTCTAATTGTAGTTCAAGTCCTATCAAGGGCATTATTTAACCCAAAATAGCGGATTTACCGGGGTTCCGTGAATATAAAGCCCAAAGTGAAGATGGGGGGCGGTTGAGAGGCCAGTTGAACCAACTTTTCCGATTATTTCTCCCTTTTGGACAAAATCACCCTCAGAAACATTTATTTTATCCAAATGGCAGTAAAATGTAAGAATCCCCTGGCCATGGTCAATAAGAATAGCATTTCCCTCTCCTGAAAAACGCCTGGCAATGATAACCCTTCCAGAATTTGAAGAAGAAACTAAAGCTCCCCTTTGCTGCCTTATATCAATCCCAGAATGGATTCCACGCCAGCTTAAGGAATTTCCCCCCGTTATTTTTTTATAAACCCTCCTTTCACCATATTCTCCGGTTATCCTTCCCTTTACAGGCCAAATAAAATCACCCCTCCATAGCTCTTCCTCTGTTTCTGTAAGCAATGCCTGAGCTAAAATTTTATTTTTGGCTTTAGCTAAACTTTGGGGAGTGAAACTTCCCTTTTCAACCCAAAACTTACAGGTCTTTGGATTTATGTCTGTCCCAAATCCAATGAATGTTCTTAGGGTATCCTTTCCTATCCGATACAATGGATATGGTGTATTATCAAGCCAGCAGATGTAGCTTCCCTCCCCTGCATTCCTTATGGTTACTGTAAGTATTTCGCCCATCTTGAATGTGGTTTTGGAAAGCTCTACATCTAATGCAAAGCCTTTTGAGAAAAGAAAAATAAGGAGAAAGGGCCACATTAACTTGGATATTCTTGTGAGATCTTCTTAAGGGCTTCTAATTTTTTTAATGCTAAACCAGAGGAAATGGATTTTCTTGCCATTTCTATTCCCTCTCCTATTGAGTTTACCTTTCTTACCACGAACAATGCAACAGCTGAATTAAGAAGAACAATATCCATTTTTGGCCCTTTATTTCCCTTAAGGATTTCCAATGCTATTTTAATATTCTTTTTAGAATCTCCTCCCTTTATCTCTGAAATATTTACCCTTTTTATACCAAATTCCTCTGGTGCTATTGTATAGCTTCTAATCTTTCCCTCATAAAGCTCTGTAATCTTTGTAGGGCCGCTTATCGATGCCTCGTCAGAGCCATCCCTTCCATGAAGGACAATGGCAGATATTGTCCCAAGCTCCTTTAAAACATAAGCCAATGTTTCGCATAGAGCCTCATCATATACGCCAAGCATCTGGTATCTTGCTCCGGCTGGATTTGTAAGAGGGCCAAGGATGTTAAATATAGTCCTTATTCCAATCTCCCTTCTTGGAGAAATGGCATATTTCATTGCTGGATGAAGATTTGGTGCAAAGAGAAAAGCAATACCTATTTCTTTCAGGCATCTCTCTATTCCTTCCTTGGGAAGGTTTATATTCACGCCTTGTTCCAAAAGAAGGTCTGCACTTCCACACTGTGATGAAACAGACCTATTTCCATGCTTTGCCACAACAACATCGCAACCTGCCACAACAAAGGCCGATATGGTTGAGATATTAAATAGATGGAGGTTGTCGCCTCCTGTTCCGCAGGTATCAAGGACAATATCGCATCTTGGGTCTATTTTAACCGCCCTTTCCCGCATTGCCTTAGCTCCTCCCACAATTTCATCTATTGTCTCTCCCTTCATCCTTAAGGCTGTAATATATGAGGCAATCTGGGCATCGCTTCCTTTTCCATCCATAATCTCTCCCATTACATTGTAGGCTTCCTCTTGACTTAGGTTTTCCTGCAAAATTACCTTTGAGATTGCTTCTTTAAGCATTTTTTTATTATAATTTTAAATGCTTAAGATGTCAAAGACTGTTTGTTTTAATCTCCTTATCCAGCCTTTGCTTTTGCTTTTCTAGCTCTATATCCATGATAAGGTATATCTCTATTCCAGAGGCAACTAAAACAACAGATTTCTCGGGTTTTTCTATTGTTTCATTAAAGCTTAACTCTACATTGGCAAGCCTTTTTATATAATCTTTTCCCTCAAATTCCCTTGATTTTATAAAGCAAGAAATGGATTTATTTGGAATGCCCATAATAGCCTTTGTATTCCTTATTTTTACAACAATTTCTTTTACAAGCTCCATTTTTTGCGAAGCATCTTTGTCCTCTTCTATAAAGGGCTTTGGCCATTCTGAGGCCATAATTGATTGTTTCTTAAACATCATCCAGAGCTTTTCTGTAATGAATGGGATAAAGGGGTGAAGAAGCCTTAAAATTACACAAAAGCTTTCTCTTAAAAGGTATGAAGCCTCCCCTTTTCTTTTTTTAAGTTCATCCTTTTCAATCTCTATAAACCAATCGCAATACTCATGCCAGAAAAAGCTATATAAAGAAGACGAGGCTTGATTAAAGGAAAATTCCTCAAGGCAATTGGTTACCTCTTTAATTACCTGGGATAGCCTGAGAAAAATCCATTTTTCAGCCAGTGTTTTCGGGATTGGGGATTGGAGATTGGAAATTGGAGATTTGTCTAAATTCATTAGAATAAACCTCCCGGCATTCCATAGCTTATTCATAAAATGCTTGTAGCCCTCTATCCTCTCCTCCTTTATCAAAATATCCCTTCCCGCAGAGCACATCGCAGCTAATGTTAGTCTTAAGCTATCACAGCCATATTTCTCAATAAGCAAAAGGGGATCAATGATATTTCCCGATGACTTGCTCATCTTTTTGCCCTCCTCTGTTCTGATTAACCCATGGATATAAACATCCCTGAAAGGAACATCGTCCATAAACTTCAATCCCATCATTATCATCCTGGCAACCCAGAAGAATATAATATCAAAGCCGGTAACCAGAACAGAGGTTGGGTAGAATGTTTTTAGATAAGATGTCTCTTCTGGCCAGCCCATTGTAGAAAATGGCCAAAGGGCTGAGGAAAACCAGGTATCCAAGACATCATTGTCTTGCACCAATTCTTTACAACCACAATATGGACAAGCCTCTGGCGTATCAATTGCAACAACAATCCCATTCCGCACTCCGCATTCTACATTCCGCATTCCTTGGCAATACCAAACAGGAATCCGATGTCCCCACCAGATCTGCCTTGAGATGCACCAATCCCTTATATTTCCCATCCATTCAAGGTATATCTTTTCCCAATTATCTGGGATAAACCTTGTTTTCTTTTCTAAAACACAAGAAATGCCCCTTTCTGCCAAAGGCTTCATCTTAACAAACCATTGCTTTGATAAATATGGCTCAATTAC
This region of bacterium genomic DNA includes:
- a CDS encoding aspartyl protease family protein — protein: MGKIVVEMKIKNLFDEVRAKAGIIKKEEIRKVMVDALVDTGATMLSLPIGIIEKLGLEEAGTREVRTANGIVTRRVFSEVRVEIQGREGGFQVLELPVDVLPLVGQIVLEQLDLYPDPQNQRLTGRPDAPDHVVVECY
- a CDS encoding lamin tail domain-containing protein, yielding MKKIWLFLVVLGVCKGLGAYKESSFYFDNGKTPRAIHYTAQGFKANTTYSLKLYVKNGENETPRYLEILSKNGAWIKADEDTWQEDLPSFTTLDNGYQEGWVYVRNNGIETGTYATCAFSVKEGTSGETMKPGIFRPATIMNDCGWLEGYVYKDGKPVENGHIVFLGLDGKVLGAVDSEPNCISDDNPETPGYFKIALPGGTIVSTITDWDCNLYEIPQSQGNGIGIASKRTPQGGPWEIFAGRVTSLGYGILQASSDIVINEIMYDPQGSDENREWVEVCNIGNSSVDIANLKFVTDDTAHDLTLVMGTFNLQPGSYAVFCQATQTFLSDYPDFSGNLFDSSWSSLSNISSETLRLKDGIKIFGTVTYGPFPGVGTASEGHSLEKLLPNLLNVKWNWAPSVGTGGTPGRLNSRLAVISGTVRETGSGTLANAKVEAIVRWHGGLHYKALKRETDNNGSYTLIGLKEGTYTLVASKIEYKTGTKSVFAQGGTITNVDFYLDWVGPCPDLYITDKDIWWKPKRPKPEKRMRLFARVHNIGATQATNIDVEFWQSNWGINQDWGDSAEVTMPTIQGTIKHFLGSCTIDSLSAGASQTVSIKYTPPHFGLNNILVKVDPPINSGGNIIEQNELNNVAGRCIFIKYGTPTMTNISVPIPIGNPLGDEEGFNLEADTGNLSENEFTLSPQGTRSVTLTIPSIVGTRASIFIRAIGNRMGTTSAEVILVLAEHIQEIAPTDTNTTTGLGNFKVYIPQGAFKKAARVILNKNIDPDQLPNLRDDLKPYAREFTFEEEGTKTFNKKVKITIPLPSFINPGRARIFYLNEESEQWEMVNTTVGTDSLSAEVDHFSLYVAQEATITTIRVVPSQATIRAGGTISLQAIPYDQNGGTITGDIDFTWEISPTAGGTITKIGTDTAIGTFTKTGTYQITASTESVTGTATIIVQMGTPTQLEITLSTNTITADEVATITAIIKDEQGNTATTTALELSAENGSITNGIFYPDKVGTWEISGTYTVWGTETITGTATIVVTEGQPAKISGINRVGTESTFNINVKVTDQKDNIVSQIPVISWSIVDGSGTLELSTSTDVFNTLTAISRKVVVMATITNASCQFTVTKANGFIASGQLGSITFAIPYGTLTLEGTATTPCYIYLATSTIRLNLPTKRQWGDCFEISAYGTEGTTLQGVIGTFTLVLPVPEGALKFQVYKSTNTTNWFPISSLNQPMATIDSFSLFALGGGYSAYPNLDSVFAYPNPWKKKGGPKEIIFKKLTANATIRIFNVAGEEVDKFEHNDGSDEQAWTVPAKLASGVYIALIEGGGGKKIIKLGIIK
- a CDS encoding M23 family metallopeptidase, yielding MGEILTVTIRNAGEGSYICWLDNTPYPLYRIGKDTLRTFIGFGTDINPKTCKFWVEKGSFTPQSLAKAKNKILAQALLTETEEELWRGDFIWPVKGRITGEYGERRVYKKITGGNSLSWRGIHSGIDIRQQRGALVSSSNSGRVIIARRFSGEGNAILIDHGQGILTFYCHLDKINVSEGDFVQKGEIIGKVGSTGLSTAPHLHFGLYIHGTPVNPLFWVK
- the trpD gene encoding anthranilate phosphoribosyltransferase is translated as MLKEAISKVILQENLSQEEAYNVMGEIMDGKGSDAQIASYITALRMKGETIDEIVGGAKAMRERAVKIDPRCDIVLDTCGTGGDNLHLFNISTISAFVVAGCDVVVAKHGNRSVSSQCGSADLLLEQGVNINLPKEGIERCLKEIGIAFLFAPNLHPAMKYAISPRREIGIRTIFNILGPLTNPAGARYQMLGVYDEALCETLAYVLKELGTISAIVLHGRDGSDEASISGPTKITELYEGKIRSYTIAPEEFGIKRVNISEIKGGDSKKNIKIALEILKGNKGPKMDIVLLNSAVALFVVRKVNSIGEGIEMARKSISSGLALKKLEALKKISQEYPS
- a CDS encoding valine--tRNA ligase — translated: MKNRVSLLEIPKSYEPKEEKELYAFWEQGGYFTPSSSSKPPFSIVIPPPNVTGSLHMGHALNNTIQDILARFKRMQGFNVLWLPGTDHAGIATQNVVEKAIAKEGKKREDLGREEFLKNVWSWKKEYGNRIIEQLKRLGCSCDWTKLRFTMDEGLSRAVREVFVRLYNEGLIYRDNYIINWCPRCQTAISDIEVSYNEMDGFLYYIKYPLKECGMDYIVVATTRPETMLGDTAVAVNPDDERYKDLIGKMAILPLANREIPIIASSFVQMDFGTGALKITPAHDPNDFVIGKKHNLSPIKVIDERGMMNENAFSYRGLDRLEARKRIVEDLGNLIEKIEPYKYNLGHCYRCHSVIEPYLSKQWFVKMKPLAERGISCVLEKKTRFIPDNWEKIYLEWMGNIRDWCISRQIWWGHRIPVWYCQGMRNVECGVRNGIVVAIDTPEACPYCGCKELVQDNDVLDTWFSSALWPFSTMGWPEETSYLKTFYPTSVLVTGFDIIFFWVARMIMMGLKFMDDVPFRDVYIHGLIRTEEGKKMSKSSGNIIDPLLLIEKYGCDSLRLTLAAMCSAGRDILIKEERIEGYKHFMNKLWNAGRFILMNLDKSPISNLQSPIPKTLAEKWIFLRLSQVIKEVTNCLEEFSFNQASSSLYSFFWHEYCDWFIEIEKDELKKRKGEASYLLRESFCVILRLLHPFIPFITEKLWMMFKKQSIMASEWPKPFIEEDKDASQKMELVKEIVVKIRNTKAIMGIPNKSISCFIKSREFEGKDYIKRLANVELSFNETIEKPEKSVVLVASGIEIYLIMDIELEKQKQRLDKEIKTNSL